Proteins encoded by one window of Silvibacterium dinghuense:
- a CDS encoding DeoR/GlpR family DNA-binding transcription regulator: MRHCDLPLHLCVKPMQFAPSSWMEQINGFSDISSGACSAQRGIEILATIFDILRLMARKADNSAARHEYILRALQESGTVSIESLCKTFGASLATIRRDLADLEQRSLIKRVRGGAVPIGPLFYEPFRNDTSFQDKIASFAYEKRRIARVAAGMVQPGQTIALSGGTTTTEVVRNLKTMRGISIITNTVNVAMELSNCKDIEVIVTGGVLRGNWFTLIGPIANASTEMLFADIIFLGVDGIDAQRGLTCTNPAEAELLRKLTAQSTKKVVVADHSKLGHMSKYLLCPTRNIDCLITDSGASRGLIAPFEKQGISIIKA; this comes from the coding sequence ATGCGTCATTGCGATCTACCTCTTCATCTTTGCGTTAAACCTATGCAATTTGCTCCATCCAGCTGGATGGAGCAAATAAACGGGTTCTCGGATATCAGCTCCGGCGCCTGCAGTGCTCAGCGAGGCATTGAAATCCTCGCGACAATATTTGATATCCTCCGTCTCATGGCGAGGAAAGCGGATAACTCTGCTGCAAGGCATGAATACATACTTCGTGCACTGCAGGAATCTGGAACAGTCTCCATCGAGAGCCTTTGCAAAACATTTGGTGCCTCCCTCGCCACCATTCGGCGAGATCTTGCAGATCTGGAGCAGCGCTCCTTAATTAAACGAGTGCGTGGAGGCGCGGTACCTATAGGTCCTCTCTTCTATGAACCTTTCCGTAACGACACATCCTTCCAAGACAAAATAGCGAGCTTTGCCTACGAAAAACGAAGAATTGCGCGTGTCGCTGCGGGTATGGTCCAACCGGGCCAGACCATCGCGTTGAGTGGAGGAACGACAACAACCGAAGTCGTGCGGAATTTGAAAACCATGCGCGGAATTTCGATCATTACAAATACGGTGAACGTCGCCATGGAGTTGAGCAACTGCAAGGATATTGAGGTGATCGTCACTGGCGGCGTGCTGCGTGGCAACTGGTTTACGCTCATCGGACCGATCGCGAATGCTTCCACGGAAATGCTCTTTGCAGACATTATCTTTCTTGGAGTCGACGGTATTGATGCGCAACGCGGTCTAACCTGCACAAACCCCGCAGAGGCCGAGCTGCTCCGGAAACTCACAGCGCAATCCACAAAAAAGGTCGTGGTGGCAGATCACAGTAAGCTAGGCCATATGAGTAAATATCTTCTCTGCCCAACGCGCAACATCGATTGTCTTATTACAGATAGCGGAGCAAGCCGCGGATTGATCGCGCCTTTTGAGAAACAGGGTATTTCAATAATCAAAGCCTAA